From one uncultured Paludibacter sp. genomic stretch:
- a CDS encoding hypothetical protein (Evidence 5 : Unknown function) translates to MSYGKFLDESGDLNKWRKKNNLPDQHYEKTFADLRDIWIKDKRYSELIAFIHENWDSGQWDDFFEPLESHLLENNIKNEYKIFWKGLIRNRLMSLWDLLKHIDKDSILNVEPTTDIGLFKRLSKKLFTNNKLSPIEKIAIDKQRETLDGLESFLQGLKRLKEFDEISKIEKLIENVKNLEKPKPKPTSDKRVIDESVFWELIDNNRQKSEDKGDFLELLTSQLEEFKPTEIRRFEKIFQTKFQELNHWDLWALAYIVRRGCDDDAFDYFKAWVISKGKDAFEVIKELKVPDLKRFFDEDPQFEDILYLAENVYENKTGEIMSPIRVKRQSLIGEKWDEDKLCIKFPKLCELFDYKNNCH, encoded by the coding sequence ATGAGCTACGGAAAATTTCTAGATGAATCAGGAGACTTAAATAAATGGAGGAAAAAGAATAATCTTCCTGACCAGCATTATGAAAAGACATTTGCAGATTTAAGAGACATCTGGATTAAAGATAAACGATACTCGGAGTTGATAGCTTTTATTCACGAAAATTGGGATAGTGGACAATGGGATGATTTTTTTGAACCATTAGAATCTCATTTGCTCGAAAACAATATTAAAAACGAATATAAAATATTTTGGAAAGGGCTGATAAGGAATAGGTTAATGTCGCTTTGGGATTTATTAAAACATATTGACAAGGATTCAATCCTTAATGTTGAGCCTACTACTGATATAGGATTGTTCAAACGATTAAGCAAAAAGCTTTTTACGAATAATAAACTCTCGCCGATAGAAAAAATAGCGATAGACAAACAAAGAGAAACTCTAGATGGACTTGAATCTTTTTTGCAGGGTTTAAAACGACTTAAAGAATTTGATGAAATTTCAAAAATTGAGAAACTGATAGAAAATGTTAAAAACCTTGAAAAGCCCAAACCTAAGCCTACATCTGACAAACGTGTAATTGATGAAAGTGTATTTTGGGAACTGATTGATAATAACAGACAAAAATCTGAGGATAAAGGTGATTTCCTTGAATTGCTTACTAGTCAACTTGAGGAGTTTAAACCGACTGAGATTAGGCGATTTGAAAAGATTTTTCAGACTAAATTTCAGGAACTTAATCATTGGGATTTGTGGGCATTAGCTTACATTGTTCGAAGAGGATGCGATGACGATGCCTTCGATTATTTTAAAGCTTGGGTGATTTCTAAAGGGAAGGACGCATTTGAGGTTATAAAAGAATTGAAAGTTCCAGATTTGAAAAGGTTTTTCGATGAGGATCCACAATTTGAGGACATTTTATATCTTGCAGAGAATGTATATGAAAATAAGACTGGTGAAATAATGTCACCAATTAGAGTAAAAAGGCAAAGTTTGATTGGTGAAAAATGGGATGAAGATAAGTTATGTATTAAATTTCCAAAATTGTGTGAACTATTTGACTATAAAAACAACTGCCACTAA
- a CDS encoding putative Redoxin domain protein (Evidence 3 : Putative function from multiple computational evidences), with product MRNLNTRKLLIFLLLTLGSFYSFSQNNVQSKNTSNIYERLNARYEKYLGQKFPDFSIDTYDSNLFSNKKFEGKIVYINFWNKHCSPCVAEMNGLNQMYLKLIQRPDFLFVSFSTDPDSVIQKSVIKYDIKFKVYRLSNELFSRLNFNNGIPTSIILDKNGIIKFFRCGGPGDKKQATEHVMTEIYPKIIELLEKKDNSSKSK from the coding sequence ATGAGAAACTTGAACACGAGGAAACTTTTGATTTTCTTATTATTGACCTTAGGAAGTTTTTACTCCTTTTCTCAAAACAATGTGCAATCAAAAAACACATCAAATATATATGAACGACTCAATGCTCGGTATGAAAAATATTTAGGCCAAAAATTCCCAGATTTTTCAATCGACACGTATGATTCGAATTTGTTTTCAAATAAAAAATTTGAGGGCAAAATTGTCTATATAAATTTTTGGAATAAGCACTGTTCCCCTTGTGTTGCAGAAATGAATGGTTTGAATCAAATGTATTTGAAACTAATACAGCGCCCTGATTTTCTATTCGTATCTTTTTCGACAGATCCTGATTCTGTTATTCAAAAATCTGTGATAAAGTATGATATCAAATTTAAAGTTTACAGACTTTCAAATGAATTGTTTTCTCGATTAAATTTTAACAATGGAATTCCAACCAGTATCATATTAGATAAAAATGGCATTATTAAATTCTTTAGATGTGGTGGACCCGGTGATAAGAAGCAAGCGACAGAACATGTGATGACAGAAATTTATCCAAAGATTATAGAATTACTTGAAAAGAAGGACAATTCTTCAAAGTCAAAATAA
- a CDS encoding transposase — protein sequence MSRNYKFHNPVGVYFVSFAVVEWIDVFSKNEYKDILLDSLRYCRQEKGMEIYAWCVMSNHVHLIFSSTKEEKPELILGSFKRFTSKAIVAAIKENPQESRKEWLLKQFEEAGKKSSNVKRYQLWRHDNKPIELWSNKVINEKLNYIHNNPVEEGLVFKAEHYVYSSAIDYAGEKGLLDIVLI from the coding sequence ATGAGTAGAAACTATAAGTTTCATAATCCGGTAGGAGTATATTTTGTAAGTTTTGCTGTTGTTGAATGGATAGATGTGTTTTCAAAGAATGAATATAAAGACATATTACTTGATAGTTTGCGATATTGCCGGCAAGAAAAAGGGATGGAAATATATGCTTGGTGCGTAATGAGCAATCATGTTCATTTAATATTTAGTAGTACCAAAGAAGAAAAACCGGAATTGATATTAGGTAGTTTTAAGCGTTTTACCAGTAAAGCAATAGTGGCGGCAATAAAAGAGAATCCACAGGAAAGTAGAAAGGAGTGGCTACTTAAGCAATTTGAAGAGGCAGGAAAAAAATCTTCCAATGTAAAGCGGTATCAATTATGGAGACACGACAATAAGCCAATAGAACTTTGGAGTAATAAAGTAATAAACGAAAAATTAAACTATATTCATAACAATCCGGTTGAAGAAGGTTTAGTATTTAAAGCCGAACACTATGTATATAGTAGCGCTATTGATTATGCGGGAGAAAAAGGTTTACTGGACATTGTGCTGATTTAA
- a CDS encoding hypothetical protein (Evidence 5 : Unknown function), with amino-acid sequence MLFSTKTAILFCRLLSEPPLTPRYKREKREIFNPEYNSL; translated from the coding sequence TTGTTATTTTCAACAAAGACAGCTATTCTTTTCTGTCGTTTATTAAGCGAACCACCGTTAACTCCTCGTTACAAACGAGAAAAGAGAGAAATTTTTAATCCGGAATACAATTCCTTATAG
- a CDS encoding membrane hypothetical protein (Evidence 5 : Unknown function), whose translation MHVRSVTLRFSFYPVHVGFVTLRFLIYPVHVGFGTLHFSFYLVHVGFVTLRFLFYPVHVRFGTLRFLHDLGFLKKVFFRLLACYKKLTAGMFTTTSIFDFAPLPYPFSRLGND comes from the coding sequence GTGCATGTACGTTCTGTAACGTTACGTTTTTCATTTTACCCGGTGCATGTAGGTTTTGTAACGTTACGTTTTTTAATTTACCCGGTACATGTAGGTTTCGGAACGTTACATTTTTCATTTTACCTGGTGCATGTAGGTTTTGTAACGTTACGTTTTTTATTTTACCCGGTACATGTACGTTTCGGAACGTTACGTTTTCTACATGACCTCGGTTTTTTAAAAAAAGTATTTTTTCGGTTACTCGCTTGTTACAAAAAATTGACAGCCGGAATGTTTACAACAACATCCATTTTTGATTTTGCTCCGCTCCCCTATCCATTCTCTCGTTTAGGAAATGATTAA
- a CDS encoding hypothetical protein (Evidence 5 : Unknown function), which translates to MKNVTFRNLHVPGKLKNVTLQNLHAPGKMKNVTLQNVHAPGFLSFGIF; encoded by the coding sequence ATGAAAAATGTAACGTTCCGAAACCTACATGTACCGGGTAAATTAAAAAACGTAACGTTACAAAACCTACATGCACCGGGTAAAATGAAAAACGTAACGTTACAGAACGTACATGCACCGGGTTTTCTGAGTTTCGGAATTTTTTAA
- a CDS encoding conserved hypothetical protein (Evidence 4 : Unknown function but conserved in other organisms) — protein MENTGKKEEICCPPFDPQPWEDKILVWENKKFIKSKVFTFFYIPVNFGGVMTKLMKVVEKNQVQTPDYLCLSDHTSKWNMDVYLAVDKEVPNVENIELSGKFYSRLYEGDFKKTSEWTEDFKKYAAEKNLEIEKWYMWYTTCPKCAKKYGKNYVVIIAKIK, from the coding sequence ATGGAAAACACGGGTAAAAAAGAGGAAATTTGTTGTCCGCCTTTTGACCCTCAACCTTGGGAGGACAAAATTTTAGTGTGGGAAAACAAAAAATTCATTAAAAGCAAAGTTTTTACGTTCTTTTACATCCCTGTAAATTTTGGTGGAGTAATGACAAAACTGATGAAAGTTGTTGAAAAAAATCAAGTTCAAACTCCCGATTATTTGTGCCTTTCAGACCATACTTCAAAATGGAATATGGATGTTTATCTTGCTGTGGATAAGGAAGTTCCAAATGTTGAAAATATAGAACTTTCGGGTAAGTTTTATAGCCGTTTATACGAAGGCGATTTCAAAAAAACTTCGGAATGGACGGAAGACTTCAAAAAATACGCAGCTGAAAAAAATCTGGAAATAGAAAAATGGTATATGTGGTATACAACTTGCCCTAAATGTGCTAAGAAATACGGAAAAAATTACGTAGTCATCATTGCTAAAATTAAATAA
- a CDS encoding conserved hypothetical protein (Evidence 4 : Unknown function but conserved in other organisms), with protein sequence MDDETKNCCKSGNRNAAAGGGAVYGLGLIGAAVYFISHAATFWLGVLGFVKAIVWPAFLVYDAFKYLGN encoded by the coding sequence ATGGACGACGAAACAAAGAATTGCTGTAAAAGTGGTAATCGTAACGCTGCTGCCGGTGGAGGTGCTGTTTACGGACTAGGTCTTATTGGAGCTGCAGTTTACTTTATTTCACACGCAGCTACGTTTTGGCTTGGAGTACTTGGTTTTGTAAAAGCTATTGTTTGGCCCGCGTTTTTGGTGTACGATGCTTTCAAGTATTTGGGAAACTAA
- a CDS encoding conserved membrane hypothetical protein (Evidence 4 : Unknown function but conserved in other organisms) — translation MKKFRLLNNIFGWLTFAIAAITYLTTIEPTGSFWDCGEFVSSAYKLNVGHPPGAPFFMLMGKFFSLFASHPSQVAAMVNSFSALCSAFTILFLFWTITHLARKIVAKSEEEYTTANIIGILGAGMVGALAYTFSDTFWFSAVEGEVYAFSSLFTAVVFWLILKWERVADRPGSDRWLILIAYLMGLSIGVHLLNLLTIPAIVLVYYFKKYTPTWKGTLIALVASVAILGFTQYGIIPGFTTVAAKFELFFVNTLGMPFNSGMFIYLALMIGAICWSIYESYAEKNYLRMTLSFILAVTLVGVPFIGESLLIGLLVIGILVGFFYFKKKKVSARWLNTSMLMIAVMLIGYSTYAVIMIRSAADPTMDQNSPDNVFALKYYLNREQYGDRPLLFGGTYNAPPKVVEDGNYIRLDVTKKPLYTPQPKTNPSDKDRYVIAGYRMDVKQNDNFMMLFPRMYSDEALHVSGYKMWANVKGTPITYMDPYTGQEKTENKPTFGENLKFFIDYQVNFMYWRYLMWNFSGRQNDIQGNGEIEHGNWITGIGFIDNMLVGDQKNLPAELKNNKGHNVYYLLPFILAMLGIFFLLNTDKKGMQGFWITLLLFLMTGLAIVLYLNQTPYQPRERDYAYAGSFYAFSIWIGLGVLGLIQLLNKVLPKNISAGAVTIACLGVPVLMAAQNWDDHDRSGRYTMRDFGQNYLMSCKPNAIIFTNGDNDTFPLWYNQEVEGVRTDVRVCNLSYLQTDWYIDQMKRGAYESAPLPISWTPDEYIEGKNDVVSAEDALQGKALDMNTAFDFLLSKDPSTKMDGDGFFPSRQLYLPINKEEIIKTNTLPASKADSIVPQMFFNLDKRVTKSSIMMLEMLRTNQWKRPMYIATTVGDDYYPKSFNNYVESTGLANHIVPMRSYGDDRSVNVDEMYDNMMNKFKFGGIENPKVYIDENIMRMCHTHRMLFANLVDALIQKGDTARAKKALEYCEKMIPAKTVPHNDYISTLLGQYYYQLGMFAEGNKILDAVAKNNVEYLTWYTGLTRTQQNISGRNIEQNMALLNHILQLTDEAKQKTLFDKYIKPFERFANYYNMRAK, via the coding sequence ATGAAAAAATTCAGATTGCTGAACAACATTTTTGGGTGGCTGACTTTCGCTATAGCAGCCATCACGTATCTAACTACCATAGAGCCCACCGGAAGTTTTTGGGATTGCGGTGAGTTTGTTTCTTCTGCTTATAAATTAAACGTAGGTCACCCTCCCGGAGCACCTTTTTTTATGTTGATGGGAAAATTCTTTTCTCTTTTTGCGTCTCATCCCTCGCAAGTTGCAGCAATGGTGAACTCTTTTTCAGCTTTATGCAGCGCTTTTACCATTCTGTTTCTTTTTTGGACCATCACTCATTTGGCTCGTAAAATAGTAGCAAAATCAGAAGAAGAATACACAACTGCCAATATTATTGGAATTTTAGGCGCAGGAATGGTGGGAGCATTGGCTTACACATTTTCCGATACGTTTTGGTTCTCAGCGGTGGAAGGTGAAGTTTACGCTTTTTCATCCCTTTTTACAGCGGTAGTTTTTTGGCTGATATTGAAATGGGAACGAGTTGCGGATCGTCCCGGTTCTGACCGCTGGTTGATTTTGATTGCTTATCTGATGGGGCTTTCCATTGGAGTTCACTTGCTGAATTTATTAACCATTCCGGCAATTGTTTTGGTTTATTATTTCAAAAAATACACCCCCACTTGGAAAGGAACTTTAATTGCTTTAGTGGCATCTGTGGCTATTTTAGGATTTACACAGTATGGAATTATCCCGGGATTTACAACCGTAGCTGCAAAATTTGAGTTGTTTTTTGTAAACACACTTGGAATGCCTTTTAACAGCGGTATGTTTATTTATCTTGCCTTGATGATTGGAGCTATTTGTTGGTCGATATATGAATCTTACGCGGAAAAAAACTACCTGAGAATGACGCTTTCTTTCATTCTGGCTGTAACATTGGTAGGTGTTCCGTTTATTGGAGAAAGCTTATTAATAGGTTTGTTGGTTATCGGTATTTTAGTCGGTTTCTTCTATTTCAAAAAGAAAAAAGTCAGCGCGCGTTGGTTAAACACGTCTATGTTGATGATTGCGGTAATGTTAATAGGTTATTCCACTTATGCTGTAATTATGATACGTTCCGCAGCCGATCCTACTATGGACCAAAATTCACCCGACAATGTTTTTGCATTAAAATATTATCTGAATCGTGAACAGTACGGAGATCGTCCATTATTATTTGGCGGCACATACAACGCTCCTCCGAAAGTAGTTGAAGACGGTAATTATATTCGTTTGGATGTAACTAAAAAACCGCTTTATACGCCACAACCTAAAACTAATCCTTCTGACAAGGATAGATACGTGATTGCCGGATATAGAATGGACGTGAAGCAAAATGATAATTTTATGATGCTTTTCCCAAGAATGTACAGTGATGAAGCATTGCATGTATCAGGATACAAAATGTGGGCAAATGTAAAAGGTACGCCAATTACCTATATGGATCCTTATACGGGGCAGGAAAAAACAGAAAATAAACCCACTTTTGGAGAAAACCTGAAATTCTTTATCGATTACCAGGTGAACTTTATGTATTGGCGTTACTTGATGTGGAATTTCAGCGGGCGTCAAAACGACATACAAGGAAACGGCGAAATTGAACACGGAAATTGGATTACAGGTATTGGTTTTATTGATAATATGCTTGTTGGCGACCAAAAAAATCTGCCTGCCGAACTAAAAAACAACAAGGGACACAACGTATATTATTTACTTCCTTTTATTTTGGCAATGCTGGGCATTTTCTTCCTGTTAAATACCGATAAAAAAGGAATGCAGGGATTTTGGATAACGCTTTTACTTTTCCTAATGACAGGACTTGCCATTGTTTTGTATCTCAATCAAACTCCTTATCAACCACGCGAACGTGATTATGCGTATGCCGGTTCATTCTATGCATTTAGTATTTGGATAGGACTTGGAGTGCTTGGATTAATTCAACTGTTAAATAAAGTTCTTCCCAAAAATATAAGCGCGGGAGCTGTAACGATTGCTTGTTTGGGAGTTCCGGTATTAATGGCAGCACAAAACTGGGATGACCACGACCGCAGCGGACGTTATACAATGCGTGATTTCGGACAAAACTATTTGATGTCTTGCAAACCCAACGCTATTATATTTACAAATGGAGATAACGATACGTTCCCGCTTTGGTATAATCAAGAAGTGGAAGGAGTACGAACCGATGTGCGCGTATGTAATTTGAGCTATTTACAAACCGATTGGTACATTGATCAGATGAAACGCGGCGCTTATGAGTCGGCTCCGTTGCCTATTTCCTGGACGCCTGATGAATACATCGAAGGAAAAAATGATGTAGTTAGTGCTGAAGATGCTTTACAAGGAAAAGCGTTGGATATGAATACTGCATTCGATTTCTTGCTAAGCAAAGACCCCAGCACAAAAATGGATGGCGACGGCTTCTTCCCTTCAAGACAACTTTATTTGCCAATTAATAAAGAGGAAATCATAAAAACAAATACGCTTCCGGCATCGAAAGCTGATAGCATTGTTCCTCAAATGTTTTTCAATTTGGACAAAAGAGTGACAAAAAGCTCTATAATGATGCTTGAAATGCTTCGTACCAATCAATGGAAACGCCCTATGTACATTGCTACTACGGTTGGTGATGATTATTACCCGAAAAGCTTCAATAATTATGTAGAAAGTACAGGTTTAGCAAATCATATTGTTCCTATGAGAAGTTATGGCGATGATAGAAGCGTCAATGTAGATGAAATGTATGATAATATGATGAATAAATTTAAATTTGGCGGCATTGAAAACCCCAAAGTGTACATTGATGAAAACATTATGCGTATGTGTCATACACACCGGATGCTTTTTGCAAATTTGGTGGACGCGCTGATACAAAAAGGTGACACTGCCCGGGCTAAAAAAGCATTGGAATACTGTGAAAAGATGATTCCGGCTAAAACTGTACCTCATAACGATTATATTTCCACTTTGTTGGGTCAGTATTATTACCAACTCGGAATGTTCGCCGAAGGAAACAAGATTTTAGATGCTGTGGCTAAAAATAATGTAGAATATCTTACTTGGTATACAGGTTTGACAAGAACTCAACAAAATATCTCCGGTAGAAATATTGAACAAAATATGGCATTGCTCAATCATATTTTACAATTGACTGACGAGGCAAAACAAAAAACGCTGTTTGATAAATATATTAAACCGTTTGAACGCTTCGCTAACTATTATAATATGAGGGCAAAATAA
- a CDS encoding Polysaccharide deacetylase, producing MKFQVPAMLRWCWKGVTWRENKKEKCIYLTFDDGPIPEVTPKVLDILDEFDVKATFLCVGDNVKKHPETYREVLRRGHRVGNHTFNHIKGFGFSADEYVGNVKKASEYVESKLFRPPHGQITHKQIKRLSSDYRIIMWDFITFDYDKAFSVEKIMKIVRNKTRNGSIVIFHDSLKAEKNVLEALPQALKFWKEEGYELKVIG from the coding sequence ATGAAATTTCAAGTTCCTGCGATGTTAAGATGGTGCTGGAAAGGTGTAACTTGGCGCGAAAATAAAAAAGAAAAATGTATTTATCTAACTTTTGATGATGGACCTATACCTGAAGTAACACCAAAAGTGTTGGATATTTTGGATGAATTTGATGTAAAAGCCACTTTTTTGTGTGTGGGAGACAATGTAAAAAAGCATCCCGAAACGTACAGGGAAGTGTTGCGCAGAGGACATCGGGTTGGGAATCATACATTTAATCACATTAAAGGATTCGGTTTTTCTGCTGATGAATACGTTGGGAATGTAAAAAAAGCATCGGAATATGTTGAAAGTAAACTTTTTCGTCCGCCTCACGGACAAATTACACATAAGCAGATAAAAAGATTATCTTCCGATTATCGGATTATTATGTGGGATTTTATTACGTTTGATTACGACAAAGCATTTTCCGTAGAAAAAATAATGAAAATTGTCAGGAATAAAACCAGGAACGGTTCTATTGTGATTTTTCATGATTCATTGAAAGCCGAAAAAAACGTGTTGGAAGCATTACCGCAAGCACTGAAATTTTGGAAAGAGGAAGGATATGAGTTAAAAGTTATTGGGTAG
- a CDS encoding conserved hypothetical protein (Evidence 4 : Unknown function but conserved in other organisms) has translation MKESILHYVWQYKLFPQHQLKTTDGESVEVIDVGRFNTDAGPDFFNAKIRIGETVWAGNVEFHQRSSDWKRHNHVENQAYDNVILHIAEKVDDNIFRTNGEKIPQMELKVPEDIRKRYDNLLANKTWIACENKIREIDSFKINAWKNTLLTERLENKTDAIYQLLEQSENHWEEAFYISLARSFGFGINSQPFEMLAKTLPLNILAKHKDNLLQLEALLFGQAGFLENELNDDYQQSLKKEYRFLQSKYVLKPIDASQWKLLRLRPENFPHIRLAQFAKLIHRSSKLFSKILETENVNELRKMFQSEVSDYWQKHYLFGKESRFSRKKMGNGSIDILLINTVVPFLFSYGRKKNSDEQIDKALNLLENLPAENNSIIEKWKGLNIFAENAFDSQALLQLKKNYCDEKKCLRCRIGHQILTLK, from the coding sequence ATGAAAGAATCGATTTTGCATTACGTTTGGCAATATAAATTATTTCCGCAACATCAGTTAAAAACTACCGATGGAGAAAGCGTGGAGGTAATTGATGTCGGGCGTTTTAATACCGATGCAGGACCCGATTTTTTCAATGCGAAAATAAGAATAGGCGAAACTGTTTGGGCAGGGAATGTGGAATTTCATCAGCGTAGTTCCGATTGGAAACGACATAATCACGTGGAAAATCAAGCGTACGATAATGTTATTTTACATATTGCAGAAAAAGTGGATGATAATATTTTCAGAACCAACGGTGAGAAAATTCCTCAAATGGAATTAAAAGTTCCGGAAGATATAAGAAAACGTTACGATAATTTACTTGCAAACAAAACGTGGATTGCTTGTGAGAATAAAATCCGGGAAATAGACAGTTTTAAAATAAATGCTTGGAAAAACACGCTGCTTACCGAAAGGTTGGAAAACAAAACCGATGCAATATATCAATTATTGGAGCAATCTGAAAATCATTGGGAAGAAGCATTTTATATTTCACTGGCACGGAGTTTTGGTTTTGGCATAAACAGTCAACCGTTTGAGATGCTCGCAAAAACGCTGCCGTTGAACATTTTAGCCAAGCACAAAGACAATTTATTGCAGTTGGAAGCGTTACTTTTCGGGCAAGCCGGTTTTCTTGAAAATGAATTAAATGATGATTATCAGCAATCGTTGAAAAAAGAATATCGCTTTCTGCAAAGCAAATACGTTTTAAAACCAATAGATGCGTCGCAATGGAAACTGCTCCGTTTGCGTCCGGAAAATTTTCCGCATATCCGTCTGGCGCAGTTTGCAAAGTTAATTCATCGCTCTTCAAAACTTTTTTCAAAGATATTGGAAACAGAAAATGTGAATGAGTTGCGGAAAATGTTTCAAAGCGAGGTTTCAGATTATTGGCAAAAACATTATTTGTTTGGAAAAGAAAGCCGTTTCTCACGTAAGAAAATGGGGAACGGTTCCATTGATATTTTGTTGATTAATACGGTTGTTCCGTTTTTATTTTCTTATGGGAGAAAGAAAAACAGCGATGAACAAATTGATAAAGCATTGAATTTATTGGAAAATCTTCCTGCTGAAAATAATTCTATCATAGAAAAATGGAAAGGATTAAATATCTTTGCCGAAAACGCGTTCGATTCACAAGCGTTGCTTCAATTGAAGAAAAATTATTGCGATGAAAAAAAATGTCTTCGCTGTCGCATTGGTCATCAAATTTTGACATTAAAATAA